In one Achromobacter spanius genomic region, the following are encoded:
- a CDS encoding ABC transporter permease, whose amino-acid sequence MINKQWRALSPQPAPDSFVLKVTPQGIVERKPAWKERLHQLGIDLQRIRFIVGSEARTRIFDKALGQAWLLLEPIVMAVLYFFITTVIFTYSGEQRQFLFILTSVVFWRWFSRTIDGAPLSIIGYGAVLKQTRFPVIMVVLGFMATETFFFLMSFIVLAVFLGWHGAFPTTAYVYLPLVVAAQFSLMLFLTVVFAVIGTFIKDLSGVLYAVTGIWWYLSPGIYPVSKIPEQYLWIYMLNPFAHILPAYRDILIDGIAPATGPLWLILGVSSVLCVLAIRVFNWARYYFFAFL is encoded by the coding sequence ATGATCAATAAGCAATGGCGCGCGCTGAGTCCCCAGCCCGCACCTGACAGTTTCGTACTCAAGGTAACGCCGCAAGGTATCGTCGAGCGCAAGCCCGCATGGAAGGAACGCCTTCACCAACTCGGCATCGATCTGCAACGGATCCGCTTCATCGTGGGTTCCGAGGCTCGCACCCGTATCTTCGACAAGGCGTTGGGCCAGGCTTGGTTGCTGCTCGAGCCCATTGTCATGGCCGTGCTTTACTTCTTCATCACCACGGTTATCTTCACGTACAGCGGAGAACAGCGTCAGTTCCTTTTTATCCTGACTTCAGTGGTGTTCTGGCGGTGGTTCTCGCGCACCATTGACGGCGCGCCGCTCAGTATCATCGGCTATGGCGCGGTGCTCAAGCAGACACGCTTCCCGGTCATCATGGTGGTGCTGGGCTTTATGGCCACCGAGACATTCTTCTTCCTGATGTCCTTCATCGTGCTGGCGGTGTTCCTCGGATGGCATGGAGCGTTCCCGACTACTGCGTATGTCTACCTGCCATTGGTGGTCGCGGCGCAATTCTCGCTAATGCTCTTCCTGACGGTCGTATTCGCCGTGATTGGCACCTTCATCAAGGACCTGAGCGGTGTGCTGTACGCCGTGACCGGCATCTGGTGGTACCTGTCTCCCGGTATCTATCCGGTATCCAAGATTCCCGAGCAGTATCTCTGGATCTACATGCTCAATCCGTTCGCCCACATCCTGCCCGCCTATCGCGACATCTTAATAGACGGTATTGCGCCGGCCACCGGCCCACTGTGGTTGATCCTCGGCGTGTCCTCGGTGCTCTGTGTGCTGGCAATCCGCGTTTTTAACTGGGCGCGCTACTATTTCTTCGCGTTCCTGTAA
- a CDS encoding ABC transporter ATP-binding protein, whose amino-acid sequence MSLESKILPASLHAILETADNGFFTTAAQACANVAHGEALPADLFRALGDFDTSPALLDAYLEAQATQTGASRIFRTWAMSRGQEWLEHFTQEGNGTARPGPGVELVTLGAQRISLEYSNLPAGGSYAVHFLASFPSNIGDNFYLALEGANGSESIRFSNSNVSLIHDGVVFACNARVLKLYSLVVNDTSARLYVNGVLEKSKQRAGHRDFDRLAIRLLGDPGPDLGGYIHGIEIQHTPSAVLQPFGEDRPLFATRAVELIDSGDTSKVYHLLKGVDEKWLSGIEDKILALLETQLTKHGVQEWIYDTLLNWVSPDRAAQWTKEHEGSLPTPILSVNHLTAQFMLTPNKRFALSSLIKRSGRERFLVLDDVNFDVFPGDIVGIVGANGAGKSTLLKAVAGLLPIHKGEIILRAHHLLLSAGLGARNELTGRENIYLAGTFMGLSKAQLDKLFDEIWEFSELGPAIDKPFKYYSDGMKGRLVFSLATSVSPDLLMLDELLSAGDIKFQKKAADRMSQLIDRAKAVIIVTHSMPFVAQRCNKAVLISGGKMKAYGDPQEVISHYLNVLHMGDASPGTDFNPLDMAIQQQMQTSGFADTARH is encoded by the coding sequence ATGAGTCTCGAATCGAAAATTCTTCCTGCGTCGCTGCACGCCATCTTGGAAACGGCGGACAACGGCTTTTTCACAACCGCCGCACAAGCCTGCGCGAATGTGGCGCACGGCGAGGCGCTGCCCGCCGACCTGTTCCGCGCGCTTGGCGATTTCGACACTTCGCCTGCCCTGCTGGACGCCTATCTGGAGGCGCAAGCTACACAGACTGGCGCCAGCCGCATCTTCAGAACTTGGGCGATGTCTCGCGGGCAGGAATGGCTGGAGCATTTCACCCAGGAAGGTAACGGCACGGCGCGGCCAGGGCCGGGGGTCGAACTCGTCACGCTCGGCGCACAGAGGATTTCGCTCGAGTATTCGAACCTGCCGGCCGGCGGCAGCTATGCTGTTCACTTCCTGGCCAGCTTCCCGAGCAACATCGGCGACAATTTCTACCTCGCGCTGGAAGGTGCCAATGGGAGCGAGAGCATCCGCTTCAGTAACTCCAACGTCTCCCTCATCCACGATGGCGTGGTGTTTGCCTGCAATGCGCGGGTACTAAAGCTGTACTCCCTGGTAGTTAACGACACCTCGGCGCGTCTGTACGTCAATGGCGTGCTCGAAAAGAGCAAGCAACGCGCGGGACACCGCGATTTCGACCGCTTGGCCATACGGCTGCTGGGCGACCCGGGTCCCGATCTGGGTGGCTATATCCATGGCATCGAGATCCAGCATACGCCCTCCGCGGTCCTGCAGCCGTTCGGAGAAGACCGACCCCTGTTCGCCACCCGCGCCGTCGAACTGATTGACAGCGGCGATACCAGCAAGGTGTATCACCTGCTCAAAGGTGTGGATGAGAAGTGGCTGTCCGGCATCGAAGACAAGATCCTGGCGCTGCTCGAAACGCAGTTGACCAAGCACGGCGTACAGGAATGGATTTATGACACGCTGCTGAACTGGGTGTCGCCCGACCGGGCGGCGCAATGGACCAAGGAACACGAAGGCTCGCTGCCCACGCCCATTCTTTCCGTCAATCACCTCACGGCACAGTTCATGCTGACGCCGAACAAGCGCTTTGCACTGAGTTCGCTGATCAAGCGATCGGGAAGGGAGCGGTTCCTGGTGCTTGATGACGTCAATTTCGACGTCTTTCCCGGCGACATCGTCGGTATCGTTGGTGCCAACGGCGCCGGCAAAAGTACCCTGCTGAAAGCGGTGGCAGGCCTGCTGCCTATCCACAAAGGCGAGATCATCCTGCGTGCCCACCACCTGCTGTTGAGCGCAGGACTGGGTGCGCGCAACGAACTCACCGGCCGCGAGAACATCTATCTAGCCGGCACCTTCATGGGCTTGTCCAAGGCGCAGTTGGACAAGCTGTTCGATGAAATCTGGGAATTCTCCGAGCTGGGTCCCGCCATCGACAAGCCCTTCAAGTACTACTCGGACGGCATGAAGGGGCGTCTGGTGTTCTCCCTGGCGACCAGCGTGTCGCCAGACTTGCTGATGCTGGATGAATTGCTCAGCGCGGGCGACATCAAGTTTCAGAAAAAGGCCGCCGACCGCATGAGTCAGTTGATCGACCGCGCCAAGGCCGTGATCATCGTCACCCACAGCATGCCGTTCGTTGCCCAGCGCTGCAACAAGGCGGTGCTGATCTCGGGTGGCAAGATGAAGGCTTACGGGGACCCCCAGGAAGTCATCTCGCATTACCTCAATGTGTTGCACATGGGCGATGCCAGCCCCGGTACGGATTTCAATCCCCTGGACATGGCCATCCAGCAACAAATGCAGACCAGCGGGTTTGCAGACACGGCGCGCCACTAA